The following proteins are encoded in a genomic region of Saccharopolyspora antimicrobica:
- a CDS encoding LysR substrate-binding domain-containing protein, with protein sequence MGLDLHKLGHLVAVAEEGSFTRAAARLHLSQQALSTSIRALEREVGVDLLERTTTGVAVLPAGEALIADARVLEGVARSALQRARRIGRGESEVLRIGHTPAVTGDEVTALLRRVHTDHPELATDVNQRYPAELTEQLLAGELDLGLCRAMSPAHGLNRTTLVRQRLQIAVSAEHRFAGRDVVELAELADERIVVWGHPGRSGYTDLLLEHCRQAGFEPRTHRNPIQGTPPVTAVLGTDDIAFVTAEPGPAANGKVRVVALRPLIEVPLHALWPAHTTSDARHAFLAAFG encoded by the coding sequence GTGGGTTTGGACCTGCACAAGCTCGGACATCTCGTCGCGGTGGCGGAGGAGGGCAGCTTCACCCGCGCCGCAGCGCGCCTGCACCTGTCCCAGCAGGCGTTGTCCACCTCGATCCGCGCGCTCGAACGCGAAGTCGGCGTCGACCTGCTCGAACGCACCACCACCGGGGTGGCCGTGCTGCCCGCCGGGGAGGCGCTGATCGCCGATGCACGCGTGCTGGAGGGCGTGGCCCGTTCGGCGCTGCAACGCGCGCGGCGGATCGGTCGCGGTGAGTCGGAGGTGTTGCGCATCGGCCACACACCGGCCGTCACCGGTGATGAGGTCACCGCGCTGCTCCGCCGAGTGCACACCGATCACCCGGAGCTGGCCACCGACGTCAACCAGCGCTATCCGGCCGAGCTCACCGAGCAGCTGCTCGCCGGCGAGCTGGACCTGGGATTGTGCCGCGCCATGAGCCCGGCCCACGGCCTGAACCGCACCACGCTCGTCCGCCAGCGGCTCCAGATCGCGGTTTCCGCGGAGCACCGCTTCGCCGGCCGGGACGTGGTGGAGCTGGCCGAACTGGCCGACGAGCGGATCGTCGTGTGGGGCCATCCCGGTCGCTCCGGCTACACCGACCTGCTCCTCGAGCACTGCAGGCAGGCCGGGTTCGAGCCGCGCACGCACCGCAACCCCATCCAGGGCACTCCGCCGGTCACCGCGGTCCTCGGCACCGACGACATCGCGTTCGTGACCGCTGAGCCCGGCCCCGCTGCCAACGGGAAGGTCCGGGTCGTCGCGCTCCGGCCGCTGATCGAGGTTCCGCTGCACGCGCTGTGGCCTGCGCACACGACCTCCGACGCCCGCCACGCCTTCCTGGCCGCCTTCGGCTGA
- a CDS encoding L-rhamnose mutarotase → MQRIALRTKLEPGREAEYEQVHAVIPTELDAALREAGVRSWRIWRDGLDLFHVVEVEDYQAMRRALRDHPANVAWQARMSELLAVEDDYSGGDTGLRQVWELP, encoded by the coding sequence ATGCAGCGAATAGCCTTGCGCACCAAGCTGGAGCCCGGTCGCGAAGCCGAGTACGAGCAGGTGCACGCTGTGATCCCGACCGAGTTGGACGCGGCGCTGCGCGAAGCGGGAGTGCGCAGCTGGCGGATCTGGCGCGACGGCCTGGACCTGTTCCACGTGGTGGAGGTCGAGGACTACCAGGCGATGCGGCGGGCGCTGCGGGACCACCCGGCGAACGTTGCCTGGCAGGCGCGGATGTCCGAGCTGCTGGCGGTGGAGGACGACTACTCGGGCGGGGACACCGGACTCCGGCAGGTGTGGGAGCTGCCGTGA